The window TACTGAAGGAAAAAAGTACTCTACCTCGTGAATTCTTATTATATTTCTACGACATGGTTTGTATATAATTAAAGCTTTCAGGGTCGTAAAGGCCTTGGCCAAGGTCCATCctcttatttctttccttttctgccAGTCAAAGTCAGAATTACGAGCTCAGTGGATCTAGAACTGCACTTTCAGACTGGAAGACAGATCATGTTGCATGGGCATCAAGATAAGAAGAGAAATCATGcatattttaaaattgcaacTAGCAAATAGCCAAATTAGTTCTATAGTGGCGAGATGAAGAGAAACTGCAAATAGTCTTCACAAAAAATGCTAATGaatgaaaattacaaatatGTACACAAATTGAGGTGAAAACTTGCAATGGTGGGAATCCACATCAAGAGCAGCTCTATCAGAATTGTTGCcagtagaaaaaaaatgatctcaAGAACTTTATAAAATATAGATCAAACTGGTAGTTTTTAGGCGAATAACTTTCTCCCAAGGTAATCTGTGATTGCAAGATAACAGAAAATAGCCTTACTTCTTTATAGGTAACAGTACTGTGGGAAGCATTGCCATTAGAAAACGACCCAGGTAACAACAAAACACAACTTACTAGGAGTCATGTATAAAAATTGAACCACAGCAAAATATAAGGCCCAAATCTTAATGTAGATGCCACAAAGATGAAAACGCTAATAGTAGTTCCTGCAGAGCATAGAATTGCTCTGAACCTAGAAGCAGAGAATCAAGCATTATTAAAGGATTGAGATTGTTAACTGGGCTGTCACAAGCGAGGAATCGCCAGCAGATATATGGCCAGCACTCGAAATATCCCAGCAGCCTGGCCACGAGTCCTTGCAGTCAGCACGCTTCTGGAGGAGAAGTTCCTGTGTACTCTCTGAATATATCCACACATGAACTGCTCGATGGTAATCCCCATCACGGTGCACATCACCCCTGCACAAGATAACAGCAACAGTATGCAAATAAGGGGAAGGGAAAAGGGTCAAAAAGACTAGTCGATAAATATGTTTGAAGGGGGAAAAAGGTTCTTGAATAGATGTCTTGATGTTTATGAGCAAACAATGCAGATTAATATGACAGATATTGCTTCCAGTTAAAGAAAAGGGTACCGGACAGTAAAGCTTTAAACTGGTAAAACGATTTGAATACGTAAAGTTGGTAGAGACAGGCGTAGAACTAACTTAATTCTAGCAGTTCAATTACCAGCTTGATCGTCCAACATAAAGCAGTGCTATGATGAGGAAAAAGACAGCACAGTTTCACCATCCATGCTATTAAGACAAGACACAACCTACGCTTTGTCAGGACTCGGGATACACTCAAAGCTGAGTACTTTTCACATCGCTCCCGTTTTCCAGCCGACCCAACAAGTGATCCCATCAGCATTAAAAAAGAATCGCATCATCAAGAACCCATGATTGAACGGAAGAAAATGATACCCGCGTTTCCTCATAtcaagttctttcttttcactcAATTTTCGAGGCAGCAAACAAAGAACTAAAAAGGGTTGGacgaagagagggagaggcgcGTGCCTGGGTTTGCAAATGCCGGTTTTTCACCAGTCCTGGTGAGGACGTCAAAATACTCAATTCCAGAGTGAGCCGGAGCTTCCGCCATGTTTCAGTGAATCAGTATCACAGGTTCGCCACTCAAACCGCTCTCTTTCAGCGTCTCGATGTCAGATGCAAGAGAGCGAGAAGCGAGATTAGAATATGGCCCGGCGTGTGATCTCGGCTGAGTATTGATTCGGGTTCTGGACGGAGTCAAATCGGACACGGCTGAGGATGTCTTCTCGGAGAAAAAAGGTCTCTGGGTATTTAATATGTGAAAAAGTACTTGTACGCGAAATTCTGCCTGTCTGTCTTGAATAATCGTCGCTTCTCCATTTGCCAAAAACGGATTCACTAAACTTGAATAATGGATCATAGATTTAAACTTCGATTAATACTTCAAAGTTCATCCATAATTTATCAGTATGGTCAACTATTAATTAATTACCAATAGAACAATAATCTTTTCCTATCGTCAAAACCTGATAGTAGATTACCGATTATCTTGAATTTTACAAGTGATCACCCTATTAGTGAGTAGATTACAGATTGCATAGGTAATTTACTAGTAATTTCAGTTCACGATTATGACTTATGAACCAAATAACTAATTTACCATGAATTTTGTACTATACTAGGAATAATGTTTTGATCTTACGAGCACCAACGTTCATTTGTCAATTACATGCTAGTGAAATAATTGATTTATCATGTTGAAATGCTCTTGTAGATCACAGGCAGTCAACCGTTTTTACAAATAAACATGTTTTTATATCAGTAGACTATGAATTGTTTACATCCTTTCCCCCTTGCATATGGACAAGTCACCGAAGTCAATCAAATGGCATCAAACCGCACATATTTTGACTAGCAGTATGAATACCAGCCACCGCACACagttatattttcttcttcagtcaCCATCGTTCCTGCTAAACATGGCGTGATAGCTTTTTCGTCTACCACCGGTCAGCATTCAGCAATTTTTCATCACCTTGTCCAAAGCCAAACCCTTTTGAGAATGCCAATCGAGGTGATTTTTTCTCACCAGAAAAGCTTTCAAATGGCAAGACTCTAAAAACAATCCCTACAAGAATGACCATCCAGGAAAAATCTATTCTTGGCCAGGCATATCAAATTCTACTTGGTCATGAACTGCTGAAAAAATTCTCTGAACATCAGCCGCATGGCACCGAAATGCTATGCTccggttaaaaaaaaaattactagttGATCCAGTTTAATGAGTTAGCCATGGCAACGGCCTGGGAGAGCATGACGGTCAGGCCTCCCTCCATGCAACATTGCTGAAGTAAGCAGTTATGCCCTTGAATTTGCCAtccacataattttcttcaatctGCAGATCTCTCCTATCATGTTATGCAGAGAAGACAAATCAAGTCCATCAAAAAGGGTTATAATCTAACAAGGCAGTACCTCAACATgtaaaggaggagaagaaagccAAGAGAGCTCTTCCACTTGGCTTAAGTCCATGTTGCGGGGAAGAAACATGACGATATTTGGTGTTATCCTCTGAGCAGCTTGAAATACTGAATAGCTGTCATTAGATGGATATtagatacattttttttttctggaaaaaaatgGTGATAATTTTTTGCCTAGCCACAACAATGGAAGTCTCAGAATTAGGTGACGACAGTACTGCAGAATCATACAGCCTACAGACCATATTCATCTTGATTGAGGTTTGTGATAACACTCAGGCCGTGCACACATAAGATAACTATTGATATGGAAAGAATGCATTGGTAAAGTTAGTTCAGAGGAAATATAGTTTGACCTCCTTTCTCCTTTCAGTTATTCATACCATTGACCTATGACACTACTACAAAGAACAGAACTCCTCTTTGTttagacaaagaaagagaaaaatttgtAGTACTGTTTGTATTATTttcagttaaaaattgattcaGGTACTTTTACTCCTCTAGTATAATAATTTACACACAACCAATAACTTCATCACTATCTGAAAAGGCCTTTCACTTAGATATGAACAAGAATGTGCATGAAGAGATTCTGCATACCCGTCTTTTGGCTTGAGCAGATCAAGATTAAATTGCTGAATCATTTTGTATGATGGGCCACCCCACGGAGGTGAAAGGTAAACAACATCACCCTGATGAAACAAAATCAAGGGGCATTTTACTTATAGTTGAGCAAAATGCAGCATAAATTGTTGAGCCTGGAACATGAGAACCCAGGCAACACACTTGTACCTTGAGCACAAAGAAAGAATTTAAACCGAATAATTATGCCAGACATGTGATTGCAAAGCGATATTGGAGGACAATCATTAAAGGGACCTACCAAGCATTATATGACGCAATCATAAAACAAAAGCAAGGCTCAATCTGAAGCATCAAATCATTGCCAGAAGCCACCTGCCAAATGGTTGGCATTACTTGCTTTATTCTTCTTGTATTGCATAACCATTATTAATACCATATAAGTGTCTCCAACTCAACAAAAAGTGACAATTGAACTGCAAAGCTTATTCTAACTATGCATGGCATGTAAGCAGCACAATAAACCCAGACTGCCTCAACTACCTTTGCAACATGAACAGACATGTGAAAACTGGGCATGATTAGAATGAAGTAGCATCTCTTGTATATTGTATCACTACCTTCAGTGATGGAGCAAGTTGGAAGAAGTCCCCAACAACAAAATCAATACGGTCTTCTACCCCATACACTTTGGCATTATGAAGAGCCAATGCAATTTTTTGAGGATCAATATCAATTGCAATAACATGGTGACATCTGCAGCAAGTAAAGGCAATCTCAATTCATAAATCTAAGAATACTCCCACTAATGAGATAAACTAATTAGCCTTAAAAGTCAAAATATCATGAACTTTCTCAACAGACATTCAAGAAAGGGCTGTTATATAAGCATCTCAAGCATCTAACCATTATCAAGAAAACTGAAACTCCCATTGAGAATTCCTAAGCTTTTAATGAAGGCATGTATATATTTCTCTCAACTTC of the Eucalyptus grandis isolate ANBG69807.140 chromosome 10, ASM1654582v1, whole genome shotgun sequence genome contains:
- the LOC104423247 gene encoding trimethylguanosine synthase, with amino-acid sequence MTANERVAVQASHSRRLKKRKRVKLKRSRGKRGDCALISPLVKKYWLQRYHLFSRYDEGVELDEEGWYSVTPEEIAIRHAERCRGKTVIDCFAGVGGNAIQFAILCHHVIAIDIDPQKIALALHNAKVYGVEDRIDFVVGDFFQLAPSLKGDVVYLSPPWGGPSYKMIQQFNLDLLKPKDGYSVFQAAQRITPNIVMFLPRNMDLSQVEELSWLSSPPLHVEIEENYVDGKFKGITAYFSNVAWREA